A stretch of the Nakaseomyces glabratus chromosome L, complete sequence genome encodes the following:
- the SME1 gene encoding mRNA splicing protein SME1 (CAGL0L04350g~Ortholog(s) have role in mRNA splicing, via spliceosome and U1 snRNP, U2 snRNP, U2-type prespliceosome, U4/U6 x U5 tri-snRNP complex, U5 snRNP, cytosol, post-mRNA release spliceosomal complex localization): protein MSGKSKGKAIVPPINCIFNHLQQQTPVTFWLYEQVGIRIRGTIRGFDEFMNVVIDDAVEVPIEAKSGRELVDQGTKLGRILLKGDNITLITPIE from the coding sequence ATGTCCGGCAAAAGTAAAGGTAAGGCTATTGTTCCACCTATAAATTGTATATTCAACCATTTACAGCAACAAACACCTGTGACATTTTGGTTATATGAACAGGTTGGGATTAGGATACGGGGCACTATTCGCGGGTTTGATGAGTTTATGAatgttgttattgatgaCGCTGTGGAAGTGCCGATTGAGGCGAAGTCGGGTAGAGAGCTTGTTGATCAAGGCACTAAACTGGGTAGGATTTTATTGAAAGGTGACAATATAACACTTATAACACCGATAGAGTGA
- the PUP1 gene encoding proteasome core particle subunit beta 2 (CAGL0L04312g~Ortholog(s) have endopeptidase activity and role in proteasomal ubiquitin-independent protein catabolic process, proteasome-mediated ubiquitin-dependent protein catabolic process), which translates to MAGLSFDNYQRNAHVSKVSGADVKATSTGTTIVGVKFAGGVVIAADTRSTQGPIVADKNCAKLHRISPRIWCAGAGTAADTEAVTQLIGSNIELHSLYTNRSPRVVSALQMLKQHLFKYQGHIGAYLIVAGVDPTGAHLFSIHAHGSTDVGYYQSLGSGSLAAMAVLESHWKPDMTKEEAIQLAADAIEAGIWNDLGSGSNVDVCVMEIGKDAEYLRNYRTPNVREAKQKSYKFERGTTAVLKESIVTICDIEEHAVDITA; encoded by the coding sequence ATGGCAGGTTTATCTTTTGACAATTACCAGAGGAATGCTCATGTGAGCAAAGTTTCAGGTGCTGATGTGAAGGCTACTTCTACAGGTACTACTATTGTTGGTGTTAAGTTtgctggtggtgtagtTATTGCTGCGGATACGCGTTCAACGCAGGGACCAATTGTCGCGGACAAGAATTGTGCGAAGCTGCACAGGATATCTCCACGTATATGGTGTGCAGGTGCAGGTACAGCCGCTGACACTGAGGCGGTCACACAGCTGATCGGGTCGAATATCGAGCTGCACTCGCTGTACACCAACCGTTCACCTCGTGTTGTGTCGGCTCTGCAGATGTTGAAGCAGCATTTGTTCAAATACCAAGGCCATATTGGTGCATACTTGATTGTGGCTGGTGTGGACCCTACTGGTGCACATCTGTTCTCCATACATGCGCACGGTTCCACCGACGTGGGTTACTATCAGTCTCTAGGGTCTGGTTCGCTGGCGGCCATGGCAGTTCTTGAATCACATTGGAAACCAGACATGACAAAGGAAGAGGCTATCCAGCTGGCCGCAGATGCCATCGAGGCCGGTATCTGGAACGACTTGGGTTCAGGTTCTAATGTAGATGTGTGTGTGATGGAGATAGGTAAGGACGCTGAGTATCTAAGGAACTACAGAACTCCAAACGTCAGAGAGGCCAAACAGAAATCTTATAAGTTCGAAAGAGGTACCACTGCAGTGCTAAAAGAAAGCATAGTGACGATTTGCGACATTGAAGAGCACGCCGTAGATATTACCGCCTGA
- the PET123 gene encoding mitochondrial 37S ribosomal protein PET123 (CAGL0L04334g~Ortholog(s) have structural constituent of ribosome activity and mitochondrial small ribosomal subunit localization) produces MSGKGVYRKSGTLPVTRQILKKPTTGQKYLLDELKKPKPKGMKGVGYAAGVLQPRGSHRISPPVEFVDVEKLIDSTVRTPSKDTEARSQQAKDKLNKAELRRQYLAESFRKEEERLIKMHELIQKREQLVQEQRQREMEELNEPRSSDLTIPSLNEMVSGKLMRDRTPEEKELLEMKRRYNRETQELRIQENKLKKLLNLYHMSSEFITTEEQLLATIENVFSTRTATSSFDSIKSLPKNSITKGNNAFAQDLFFGTNTRNDTSEVGLPMVQDFISGELNRLHTKAKENLEVQLEQQKNSSKIDL; encoded by the coding sequence ATGAGTGGCAAAGGTGTGTATAGGAAGAGTGGTACTCTTCCAGTGACGAGACAGATACTGAAGAAGCCAACCACTGGCCAGAAATACCTGCTGgatgaattgaagaaaccTAAGCCAAAGGGTATGAAAGGTGTAGGGTACGCGGCTGGTGTGCTGCAACCTCGTGGTTCTCATAGAATTTCTCCACCGGTGGAATTTGTCGATGTCGAGAAATTGATCGATAGCACTGTCCGCACTCCTAGTAAAGATACAGAGGCCAGATCGCAACAGGCTAAGGATAAACTGAATAAAGCTGAGCTAAGAAGGCAGTATCTTGCAGAATCCTTCAggaaagaggaagaaaggCTGATTAAGATGCATGAGCTCATCCAGAAACGCGAGCAGTTGGTACAGGAACAGAGACAGCGTGAAATGGAGGAATTAAACGAACCCAGGTCAAGTGACCTAACCATACCTTCATTGAATGAAATGGTTTCAGGAAAACTAATGAGGGACCGAACAccagaagagaaagaattGCTTGAGATGAAACGTAGGTATAACAGAGAAACACAGGAACTGCGGATCCAAGAAaacaagttgaagaagctgtTGAATCTGTATCACATGTCCAGTGAATTCATCACAACGGAGGAACAATTATTGGCAACTATTGAAAACGTTTTCTCCACCAGAACTGCAACATCAAGCTTTGACTCCATCAAATCGCTACCTAAGAACTCCATCACTAAGGGTAATAATGCATTTGCTCAGGATCTATTCTTCGGTACAAACACCAGGAATGACACATCCGAAGTAGGATTACCCATGGTACAAGATTTCATTAGTGGTGAACTAAACAGACTACATACTAAGGCTAAGGAAAATCTTGAAGTTCAACTGGAACAACAGAAAAACAGCTCTAAAATTGACTTGTAA